The Mycolicibacterium mageritense genome contains a region encoding:
- a CDS encoding NADPH:quinone oxidoreductase family protein has translation MKALVAQALTGTAGLAYTEVPDLEPNSAVIVDVGAAGVCFPDLLLLRGEYQLRLEPPFTPGMEVAGTVRSAPEGSGFTPGQRVSAFTMLGGYAEQVAVAPDNVIPTPDGLDDGEAASLLGNYYTMQFALGRRGALQPGETVLVLGSAGGIGVASIQLAKAMGARVVAMVHRAGAEEFVSSLGADVVLPLTDGWRDAVLDATGGQGVDIVVDPIGGDAFDDAIRVLATEGRLLVIGFAAGGGIPTVKVNRLLLRNVSVVGVGWGEFVRRHPAAQAQVGAELNKLVAGGLRPPPPVRYPLADGVAALDALANGEVRGKLVLEP, from the coding sequence ATGAAAGCGCTTGTCGCGCAGGCCCTCACCGGTACCGCCGGGCTGGCGTACACCGAGGTTCCCGATCTCGAGCCCAACAGCGCGGTGATCGTGGACGTCGGGGCCGCCGGTGTCTGCTTTCCCGATCTGCTGCTGTTGCGCGGCGAGTACCAGCTACGGCTGGAGCCGCCGTTCACGCCGGGCATGGAGGTCGCGGGCACCGTGCGGTCGGCGCCCGAGGGGTCCGGTTTCACGCCGGGCCAGCGGGTGTCGGCCTTCACGATGCTCGGCGGGTACGCCGAACAGGTCGCTGTCGCCCCGGACAACGTGATCCCCACCCCCGACGGGCTCGATGACGGGGAAGCCGCGTCGCTGCTGGGCAACTACTACACGATGCAGTTCGCGCTGGGCCGCCGCGGCGCCCTGCAGCCGGGTGAAACCGTGCTGGTGCTCGGCTCGGCCGGCGGCATCGGTGTGGCGTCGATCCAGCTCGCCAAGGCCATGGGCGCCAGGGTCGTCGCGATGGTGCACCGGGCCGGGGCCGAGGAGTTCGTGTCGTCGCTCGGCGCCGACGTGGTGCTGCCGCTGACCGACGGTTGGCGCGATGCCGTGCTGGACGCCACCGGGGGCCAGGGCGTCGACATCGTGGTCGACCCGATCGGCGGGGACGCGTTCGACGATGCCATCCGCGTGCTCGCGACCGAGGGCAGGCTCTTGGTCATCGGATTCGCCGCGGGTGGCGGCATCCCGACCGTCAAGGTCAACCGGCTGTTGCTGCGCAACGTCAGCGTCGTGGGGGTCGGTTGGGGCGAGTTCGTGCGCCGCCACCCCGCCGCCCAGGCCCAGGTGGGAGCGGAGCTGAACAAGCTGGTGGCGGGCGGTCTGCGGCCGCCGCCGCCCGTGCGTTACCCGCTGGCCGACGGTGTGGCCGCGCTCGACGCGCTGGCCAACGGTGAGGTGCGAGGGAAGTTGGTGCTGGAGCCGTGA
- a CDS encoding YceI family protein: MSAWTFDASDGELLLHTGVTGTAARMGHRLTIAVRSWHATVEWDGDDPAAIEVTVDLDSLDVLRGEGGMTPLSGTEKTLVRTNASKTLRVKRFPEARFRSTAIDREADSLRLTGTLELGGKTGDQTVEVRVGDKEISGAAVVRHTDFGIKQYSMLMGAMKVADDVRVTLTLARPDAE; the protein is encoded by the coding sequence TTGAGCGCGTGGACCTTCGATGCCTCGGATGGTGAGTTGCTGCTGCACACCGGTGTCACCGGGACGGCCGCGCGGATGGGCCACCGGCTCACCATCGCGGTCCGGTCCTGGCACGCGACCGTGGAATGGGACGGAGACGACCCGGCCGCGATCGAGGTGACCGTCGACCTCGACTCGCTCGACGTGCTGCGCGGCGAGGGCGGCATGACGCCGCTGTCGGGCACCGAGAAGACGCTGGTGCGGACCAACGCGTCGAAGACCCTGCGGGTGAAACGTTTTCCCGAGGCGCGGTTCCGGTCGACCGCGATCGATCGCGAGGCCGATTCTCTGAGGCTCACCGGAACTCTCGAGCTTGGCGGCAAGACCGGCGACCAGACCGTCGAGGTCCGGGTCGGCGACAAGGAAATCTCGGGGGCGGCCGTCGTGCGCCACACCGATTTCGGCATCAAACAGTATTCGATGCTCATGGGCGCGATGAAGGTCGCCGACGACGTGCGCGTGACTCTCACGCTCGCCCGGCCGGATGCCGAATAA
- a CDS encoding methyltransferase domain-containing protein: protein MDTALTKALDLLVDPPADPDVGKGYLDLLGTGSSDAPKNSGFIQKAWASPVGSMLYDRAQVLNRRLLSASRPPIDWLNIPAGGIALDVGSGPGNITAALARAAGLDGIALGVDISEAMLDRAVKAEAGRQVGFLRADAQRLPFRDESFDAVISLAVLQLIPDADAAVSEMARVLRPGRRIAVMVPTVGHADAMQFLSRGGARLFGEDELGDMFEGLGLVGVRTKTLGFIQWVRGSKP from the coding sequence GTGGACACCGCACTGACCAAGGCGTTGGATCTCCTCGTCGATCCGCCGGCCGACCCCGACGTCGGCAAGGGGTATCTCGATCTGCTCGGCACGGGCAGCAGCGACGCCCCGAAGAACTCCGGGTTCATCCAGAAAGCCTGGGCGTCCCCGGTGGGGTCGATGCTCTACGACCGCGCTCAGGTGCTCAACCGGCGGTTGCTCTCGGCGTCCCGGCCGCCGATCGACTGGCTGAACATCCCCGCGGGCGGTATCGCCCTCGACGTCGGCAGCGGCCCCGGCAACATCACGGCGGCGCTGGCCCGCGCGGCCGGCCTGGACGGCATCGCGCTCGGTGTCGACATCTCCGAGGCGATGCTGGACCGCGCGGTGAAAGCGGAGGCAGGCCGTCAGGTCGGCTTCCTGCGGGCCGACGCGCAGCGCCTGCCGTTCCGGGACGAGAGCTTCGACGCCGTGATCTCGCTCGCGGTGCTGCAGCTGATCCCCGATGCCGATGCCGCGGTGTCGGAGATGGCGCGGGTGCTGCGGCCGGGCCGGCGCATCGCCGTCATGGTGCCGACCGTCGGGCATGCCGACGCGATGCAGTTCCTGTCGAGAGGGGGCGCCCGGTTGTTCGGCGAGGACGAGCTGGGAGACATGTTCGAGGGGCTTGGACTCGTCGGTGTCCGGACCAAGACCCTCGGCTTCATCCAGTGGGTGCGCGGGTCCAAGCCGTGA
- a CDS encoding DUF456 domain-containing protein produces MSTLGVVLVALAIAVGLIGIVVPVLPGGLLVFAAIAVWAIVEHTAVSWVTLGVAAALFIATEVIKYLVPVRRMRAAEVGTWSLVTGGVLGIIGFFVIPVIGLVIGFVGGVYLAEFVSRHDARRAWASTVHALKGVALSVGIEFTGALLATVAWVTGLVVSN; encoded by the coding sequence GTGAGCACGCTGGGCGTCGTCCTCGTCGCGTTGGCGATCGCCGTCGGTCTCATCGGCATCGTGGTGCCTGTCCTGCCGGGCGGGCTGCTGGTCTTCGCGGCGATCGCGGTGTGGGCCATCGTCGAGCACACCGCGGTGTCGTGGGTGACGCTGGGCGTGGCTGCCGCGCTGTTCATCGCCACCGAGGTGATCAAGTATCTGGTGCCCGTGCGCCGCATGCGGGCGGCCGAGGTCGGGACGTGGAGCCTGGTCACCGGCGGCGTGCTCGGCATCATCGGATTCTTCGTGATCCCGGTGATCGGGCTGGTGATCGGTTTCGTGGGCGGGGTGTACCTCGCCGAGTTTGTGTCGCGCCACGACGCCCGCCGTGCCTGGGCATCAACTGTGCACGCGCTCAAGGGGGTTGCATTGTCGGTAGGGATCGAGTTTACGGGTGCGCTGCTGGCGACGGTGGCGTGGGTGACGGGTTTGGTGGTCAGCAATTGA